In Ctenopharyngodon idella isolate HZGC_01 chromosome 20, HZGC01, whole genome shotgun sequence, the following proteins share a genomic window:
- the LOC127502755 gene encoding P-selectin-like isoform X6 has protein sequence MGVCDHVPLQFFAFLVVISSVLNIWRGTEGWSYHYSNTTMNWEGARHWCRQQYTDMVAIQNKGEISHLNKILPKVSGYYWIGIRKIEGRWTWVGTNKTLTKEAENWADKEPNNGRNNEDCVEIYIKRDIDEGKWNDESCFKSKTALCYTASCKDDSCVSGHGECVETINNHTCSCFKGFYGERCEHVVKCKPNEATPADHARVQCSHPNGNFSYDSQCEYSCEEGYQLNGSSTTRCTSTTEWSSKPPTCELVQCPGLVKPQKGAMRCNHPMGRFSYASTCEFECEEGYKLRDSSSSTLFCGAAGHWNDSQPTCEILKCKPEDVTPPDHASVQCSDPTDFSYDSQCEYSCEEGYQLNGTSTTRCTSTTEWSSKPPTCELVQCPGLVKPQDGVMRCNHLMGRFSYRSTCEFECEEGYKLRDSSSSILFCGAAGRWNDSQPTCEIVKCKPEDVTPPDHASVQCSDPTDFSYGSQCEYSCEEGYQLNGSSTTRCTSTMEWSSKPPTCELVQCPGLVKPQKGAMRCNHPMGRFSYASTCEFECEEGYKLRDSSSSILFCGAAGRWNDSQPTCEILKCKPEDVTPPDHASVQCSDPTDFSYDSQCEYSCEEGYQLNGSSTTRCTSTTEWSSKPPTCELLHCPALDSPVNGELSCTSSFSYGSKCSFSCEEGFLLQGASEISCTKMAKWSQEPPHCEAVVCPQLLEPNNGYMNCSSEEPTFGTVCTFSCLDGHQLIRDEIMTCNLNGSWSGEVAVCQAHPDPSASLIKVTEVTLGVAGIISSSGLFLVYWIQKRLRSKAKKFELNSTSDIEDPPQVYKNSVDSLI, from the exons ATG GGCGTTTGCGACCATGTACCTTTGCAATTTTTTGCCTTTCTTGTTGTTATTTCTTCAG TGCTAAACATATGGAGAGGCACTGAAGGCTGGTCATACCATTACTCCAACACCACAATGAACTGGGAAGGTGCCAGACACTGGTGCAGGCAGCAGTACACTGACATGGTGGCCATCCAGAACAAAGGGGAGATTTCTCACCTCAACAAAATCCTTCCAAAAGTCAGTGGATATTACTGGATTGGCATTCGTAAAATTGAGGGCAGGTGGACCTGGGTGGGAACTAACAAGACACTTACCAAGGAAGCTGAGAACTGGGCAGATAAGGAACCCAATAATGGAAGGAATAATGAAGACTGTGtggaaatatatattaaaagagaTATAGATGAAGGCAAATGGAATGATGAATCCTGCTTTAAGTCGAAGACTGCACTGTGCTACACGG CGTCCTGCAAGGATGACTCTTGTGTTAGTGGTCATGGAGAATGTGTAGAAACCATAAACAACCATACATGCTCATGCTTTAAAGGTTTCTATGGAGAACGATGTGAACATG TTGTAAAATGCAAACCAAATGAAGCCACACCAGCAGATCATGCTCGTGTCCAGTGCTCTCATCCCAATGGAAATTTCTCATATGACTCTCAGTGTGAATACTCCTGTGAGGAGGGTTATCAACTAAACGGCTCCAGTACAACAAGATGCACTTCTACAACGGAGTGGTCAAGTAAACCACCAACCTGTGAAC TTGTTCAGTGTCCAGGGCTGGTCAAACCACAGAAAGGTGCAATGCGGTGTAATCATCCGATGGGTCGATTCAGCTACGCATCCACCTGTGAGTTTGAATGTGAAGAAGGATACAAGCTGCGAGACTCCAGCTCCTCTACACTGTTCTGTGGAGCAGCGGGACACTGGAATGATTCACAACCCACTTGTGAAA ttttaaaatgCAAACCGGAGGACGTCACCCCACCAGATCATGCTAGCGTCCAGTGCTCTGATCCTACTGATTTCTCGTATGACTCTCAGTGTGAATACTCCTGTGAGGAGGGTTATCAACTAAACGGCACCAGTACAACAAGATGCACTTCTACAACGGAGTGGTCAAGCAAACCACCAACCTGTGAAC TTGTTCAGTGTCCAGGGCTGGTCAAACCACAGGATGGTGTAATGCGGTGTAATCATCTGATGGGTCGATTCAGCTACAGATCCACCTGTGAGTTTGAATGTGAAGAAGGATACAAGCTGCGAGACTCCAGCTCCTCTATACTGTTCTGTGGAGCAGCGGGACGCTGGAATGATTCACAACCCACTTGTGAAA ttgtAAAATGCAAACCGGAGGACGTCACCCCACCAGATCATGCTAGCGTCCAGTGCTCTGATCCTACTGATTTCTCATATGGCTCTCAGTGTGAATACTCCTGTGAGGAGGGTTATCAACTAAACGGCTCCAGTACAACAAGATGCACTTCTACAATGGAGTGGTCAAGCAAACCACCAACCTGTGAAC TTGTTCAGTGTCCAGGGCTGGTCAAACCACAGAAAGGTGCAATGCGGTGTAATCATCCGATGGGTCGATTCAGCTACGCATCCACCTGTGAGTTTGAATGTGAAGAAGGATACAAGCTGCGAGACTCCAGCTCCTCTATACTGTTCTGTGGAGCAGCGGGACGCTGGAATGATTCACAACCCACTTGTGAAA ttttaaaatgCAAACCGGAGGACGTCACCCCACCAGATCATGCTAGCGTCCAGTGCTCTGATCCTACTGATTTCTCGTATGACTCTCAGTGTGAATACTCCTGTGAGGAGGGTTATCAACTAAACGGTTCCAGTACAACAAGATGCACTTCTACAACGGAGTGGTCAAGCAAACCACCAACCTGTGAAC TTCTTCACTGCCCAGCCCTTGACAGTCCTGTCAATGGAGAGCTGAGCTGTACTTCAAGCTTTAGTTATGGGAGCAAATGCAGCTTTAGTTGTGAAGAAGGATTCCTCCTCCAGGGGGCTTCAGAGATCAGCTGTACAAAAATGGCAAAGTGGAGTCAGGAACCACCTCATTGTGAAG CAGTGGTCTGCCCACAACTTCTTGAGCCAAACAACGGGTATATGAACTGCTCATCTGAAGAACCCACCTTCGGCACCGTCTGCACCTTCAGCTGTCTTGATGGCCACCAACTTATAAGAGATGAGATAATGACATGCAACCTCAATGGGAGCTGGTCAGGGGAAGTGGCAGTGTGTCAAG CGCATCCTGATCCTTCTGCATCACTTATCAAAGTGACAGAAGTGACTCTTGGGGTTGCAGGTATTATCAGCAGCTCCGGTCTGTTCTTAGTCTACTGGATACAGAAGAGACTGAGGAGTAAAG ctAAAAAGTTTGAACTGAACAG taccTCAGATATTGAAGATCCACCACAGGTTTATAAGAACAGTGTTGACAGTCTCATATAG
- the LOC127502755 gene encoding P-selectin-like isoform X5: protein MGVCDHVPLQFFAFLVVISSVLNIWRGTEGWSYHYSNTTMNWEGARHWCRQQYTDMVAIQNKGEISHLNKILPKVSGYYWIGIRKIEGRWTWVGTNKTLTKEAENWADKEPNNGRNNEDCVEIYIKRDIDEGKWNDESCFKSKTALCYTASCKDDSCVSGHGECVETINNHTCSCFKGFYGERCEHVVKCKPNEATPADHARVQCSHPNGNFSYDSQCEYSCEEGYQLNGSSTTRCTSTTEWSSKPPTCELVQCPGLVKPQKGAMRCNHPMGRFSYASTCEFECEEGYKLRDSSSSTLFCGAAGHWNDSQPTCEILKCKPEDVTPPDHASVQCSDPTDFSYDSQCEYSCEEGYQLNGTSTTRCTSTTEWSSKPPTCELVQCPGLVKPQDGVMRCNHLMGRFSYRSTCEFECEEGYKLRDSSSSILFCGAAGRWNDSQPTCEILKCKPEDVTPPDHASVQCSDPTDLSYGSQCEYSCEEGYQLNGTSTTRCTSTTEWSSKPPTCELVQCPGLVKPQKGAMRCNHPMGRFSYASTCEFECEEGYKLRDSSSSILFCGAAGRWNDSQPTCEILKCKPEDVTPPDHASVQCSDPTDFSYDSQCEYSCEEGYQLNGSSTTRCTSTTEWSSKPPTCELLHCPALDSPVNGELSCTSSFSYGSKCSFSCEEGFLLQGASEISCTKMAKWSQEPPHCEAVVCPQLLEPNNGYMNCSSEEPTFGTVCTFSCLDGHQLIRDEIMTCNLNGSWSGEVAVCQAHPDPSASLIKVTEVTLGVAGIISSSGLFLVYWIQKRLRSKAKKFELNSTSDIEDPPQVYKNSVDSLI, encoded by the exons ATG GGCGTTTGCGACCATGTACCTTTGCAATTTTTTGCCTTTCTTGTTGTTATTTCTTCAG TGCTAAACATATGGAGAGGCACTGAAGGCTGGTCATACCATTACTCCAACACCACAATGAACTGGGAAGGTGCCAGACACTGGTGCAGGCAGCAGTACACTGACATGGTGGCCATCCAGAACAAAGGGGAGATTTCTCACCTCAACAAAATCCTTCCAAAAGTCAGTGGATATTACTGGATTGGCATTCGTAAAATTGAGGGCAGGTGGACCTGGGTGGGAACTAACAAGACACTTACCAAGGAAGCTGAGAACTGGGCAGATAAGGAACCCAATAATGGAAGGAATAATGAAGACTGTGtggaaatatatattaaaagagaTATAGATGAAGGCAAATGGAATGATGAATCCTGCTTTAAGTCGAAGACTGCACTGTGCTACACGG CGTCCTGCAAGGATGACTCTTGTGTTAGTGGTCATGGAGAATGTGTAGAAACCATAAACAACCATACATGCTCATGCTTTAAAGGTTTCTATGGAGAACGATGTGAACATG TTGTAAAATGCAAACCAAATGAAGCCACACCAGCAGATCATGCTCGTGTCCAGTGCTCTCATCCCAATGGAAATTTCTCATATGACTCTCAGTGTGAATACTCCTGTGAGGAGGGTTATCAACTAAACGGCTCCAGTACAACAAGATGCACTTCTACAACGGAGTGGTCAAGTAAACCACCAACCTGTGAAC TTGTTCAGTGTCCAGGGCTGGTCAAACCACAGAAAGGTGCAATGCGGTGTAATCATCCGATGGGTCGATTCAGCTACGCATCCACCTGTGAGTTTGAATGTGAAGAAGGATACAAGCTGCGAGACTCCAGCTCCTCTACACTGTTCTGTGGAGCAGCGGGACACTGGAATGATTCACAACCCACTTGTGAAA ttttaaaatgCAAACCGGAGGACGTCACCCCACCAGATCATGCTAGCGTCCAGTGCTCTGATCCTACTGATTTCTCGTATGACTCTCAGTGTGAATACTCCTGTGAGGAGGGTTATCAACTAAACGGCACCAGTACAACAAGATGCACTTCTACAACGGAGTGGTCAAGCAAACCACCAACCTGTGAAC TTGTTCAGTGTCCAGGGCTGGTCAAACCACAGGATGGTGTAATGCGGTGTAATCATCTGATGGGTCGATTCAGCTACAGATCCACCTGTGAGTTTGAATGTGAAGAAGGATACAAGCTGCGAGACTCCAGCTCCTCTATACTGTTCTGTGGAGCAGCGGGACGCTGGAATGATTCACAACCCACTTGTGAAA ttttaaaatgCAAACCGGAGGACGTCACCCCACCAGATCATGCTAGCGTCCAGTGCTCTGATCCTACTGATTTATCATATGGCTCTCAGTGTGAATACTCCTGTGAGGAGGGTTATCAACTAAACGGCACCAGTACAACAAGATGCACTTCTACAACGGAGTGGTCAAGCAAACCACCAACCTGTGAAC TTGTTCAGTGTCCAGGGCTGGTCAAACCACAGAAAGGTGCAATGCGGTGTAATCATCCGATGGGTCGATTCAGCTACGCATCCACCTGTGAGTTTGAATGTGAAGAAGGATACAAGCTGCGAGACTCCAGCTCCTCTATACTGTTCTGTGGAGCAGCGGGACGCTGGAATGATTCACAACCCACTTGTGAAA ttttaaaatgCAAACCGGAGGACGTCACCCCACCAGATCATGCTAGCGTCCAGTGCTCTGATCCTACTGATTTCTCGTATGACTCTCAGTGTGAATACTCCTGTGAGGAGGGTTATCAACTAAACGGTTCCAGTACAACAAGATGCACTTCTACAACGGAGTGGTCAAGCAAACCACCAACCTGTGAAC TTCTTCACTGCCCAGCCCTTGACAGTCCTGTCAATGGAGAGCTGAGCTGTACTTCAAGCTTTAGTTATGGGAGCAAATGCAGCTTTAGTTGTGAAGAAGGATTCCTCCTCCAGGGGGCTTCAGAGATCAGCTGTACAAAAATGGCAAAGTGGAGTCAGGAACCACCTCATTGTGAAG CAGTGGTCTGCCCACAACTTCTTGAGCCAAACAACGGGTATATGAACTGCTCATCTGAAGAACCCACCTTCGGCACCGTCTGCACCTTCAGCTGTCTTGATGGCCACCAACTTATAAGAGATGAGATAATGACATGCAACCTCAATGGGAGCTGGTCAGGGGAAGTGGCAGTGTGTCAAG CGCATCCTGATCCTTCTGCATCACTTATCAAAGTGACAGAAGTGACTCTTGGGGTTGCAGGTATTATCAGCAGCTCCGGTCTGTTCTTAGTCTACTGGATACAGAAGAGACTGAGGAGTAAAG ctAAAAAGTTTGAACTGAACAG taccTCAGATATTGAAGATCCACCACAGGTTTATAAGAACAGTGTTGACAGTCTCATATAG